CGGCGTCGCCGCGCAGCCCGACGCTGTCGGCCGAAACCACGGCGCATCCGGTGCGGGCGCCGATCTCCCGCATCATGACGGGGTTTTTGCGCCCGCCGCCGCAGACCACGATGCGAAGCGGGCGGCGCGGCAGGAGATCGAGCGCCATGACGACCGAGGCCGCGGTGAACGCGGTCAGCGTCGCCGCGCCGTCCTCAACGCCCAGGCCGTCGGCCATGGCGGCGGAAAAGTCGAAACGGTCGAGGGATTTGGGATAGGGCCTGGTCAGGAAGGGATGCTGGAGCAGCCGGCTCAGCCTCTCCTCGTCGACCTTGCCGCTGGCGGCAATCTTGCCGTCGAAATCCATGTCGGCCCCGTTGTGCCGGGCTACCCAGTCGTTGACGGGGGCGTTGGCCGGGCCGGTATCGAAAGCGATCACCGTATCGCCGTCGCGCCAGGTCATGTTGGCCACTCCGCCGAGATTGAGGATGGCGGTGTCGCTGCCGGCGCCGATCCGGTCGAGCATGGCCTTGTGGTAGATGGCCGACAGCGGCGCGCCCTGTCCGCCCGCCGCCATGTCGGCCGAACGGAAATCATGGACGACGTCGGTGCCCACGATGCCCGCCATAAGCATGCCGTCGCCAAGCTGCCGGGTGAAGCCGCGTGCACCGTTCTGAGGTGCGGCATGGAGCACGGTCTGGCCGTGGAAGCCGACCGCCGCGACGTCCGACGGCGCATGGCCGTGCCTTGCCAGGAAATCCTTCACGGCCAGCGACTGGGCCTCCGTCAGCGCCCGCTCGGCCTCGCCGAATATCTCCGGCTCCGGTCCCTCGAAGCGCCACGCCCGCGCCGCCTGGAGCGTGTCGGCCAGGAGGCCGCGGATATCGCGAGGGTACGGGACGAGCTCCCACGGACCGAATTCCTCGATGCGCTCGCCGTCGGTCCTGATCATGGCGATGTCGATATTGCCGTCGAGGACGGTTCCGGTCATCAGGCCAACGGCCCATACAGGCTTCATCGCAAGGTCTCCGGCACGGATGTCCATGCCGTCCTGCCGGTTTTCGATGCGGCTTGCAATGGGCAAGGGGGTGCGCGGCAGCAAATCGCAATGCGATGACGACCTGTTCCCACTCGATTTCGATTGAGTGGCTTTTGCGGCTGGCATATGGTCGGAACAGAAGAGGAGATATGCTCATGCAGACACAGAAACCGGCAGGGGTCTCCGATTTGCTCGGAAAGGTTCTGGCGGGCGGGCCCGCCGATGTGCGGTTGCTTGCACAGCGTTTTCGCGATCATGCGCTCGATCCACGCTCCTCGCCGGAGGAAACGAAGGCGCTCATCGCCGATCTCGGCTACGAAAGCATCGAGGGCTTCTGCGCGGCGGCGGGCCTGCCGGCGCATCTGGCAGACCGGTGGTCGCGCTTCGGCATCTCGGGCGAGATGCGGCAGGTTCTGCTGCTGATCGCGGCGCAGCGCCGCGCGGTGATCGAGGCAGTGGAGGAATTCGAGGCGATGACGCATGTCGGCCTCGACGACTTCATGCGCGAGCGCGGGCTGCTCTGAGAGCGGCTTTGAACCGGGCTCCGTAGCCCGCCTTCAGCCGTCGGCCTCCTGGAGCAGCAGCGCGGCGGTCGCAGCATCGGTGATCAGGGCCTGCGTCGGCACGGCGCGCAGGGCGGCAAGGATCGCCTCGACCTTCTGCTTGCCTCCAGCCGCCAGGATGACATGCGGGATGCGGGAGACCGTATCGAGCTCGATGGCCATCACCCGCTGGTTGATCTCATGGTCCACCAGCCGCCCGCCGGCATCGATGAAGTAGCATAGCATGTTGGCCACCGCGCCCTTCCGGCGCAAAGGCTCGATCAGGGACTTCGGCACGATGCCGTGCCGGAAGATCGTTGCGTCGGGCGAGACCTCGCCGACGGTAAGAAGCGCCATATCGGCACGCGCGGCCCGCTCGCGCACATCGCGCAGCGAGGGCTGCTCCCACAGACGGTCGCGCAGCGCCGGATCGTCGACGACCACCGGAGCACTGATCTGATAGCTGTCCACCTTCAGCCGCTCGGCGACCTTGGTGGCCACGATGGAAGGATTGATCCATTGCGAGTGCGGCAGGCTGCCGACGAGGCCGATCACGGTGGCGTTCGCCAATTCGCGGCGGGCCATGAAGGCGAGGCTGGAATGCAGGGTGGCGCCGCCGCCGATGGCCAGCGTCATGCCGTCCTGCAGCTGCTCCTCGAGATAACGGGCGACGGCATGGCCGATGGCGCGCTCCAGATTGCGGGCCTCCTCCGGCGCCGGCACGACGATGGCGCTGCGCAGGTTCCACCGCTTTTCCAACGCGCGCTCAAGGGCGATCTGCTCGGTCGTGTCCGCATTGACGGTGGTGACGACGACGTGCTCCTGGGCGGTGGCGGCCAGCGTGCGCATGACCTTCATGCGGCTGACATTGAGAAGCCCGGCGATCTTCTCCTGGGTCAGTCCCTCGACATGGTAGAGCCAGGCCATCTTGACGTTGATGTCGGCCGAGGAAAGCGAGGGCCCGCTCAGCTTGGTCCTTTTTGCGTTTCGCGGCACGGCGCTGATTCCCCATCTCTCGTCGCCCGAAACCTAACACATAGCGGGCGCGGCCAGCCGGCGGAAGGCGCGCCGAATCGCGAAATATTATTGCGTTCTTTTGTTATTGACCAAAAACATATGTTCATGTTCAATTGATGGGCGCATTTGTTATCTGGCTGTCATACTGCGCATGCACGGGAGGAGTTCCGACACGACAGTCGTCGGAAGACGCAAACAAAGGGAGTCCATTTCGATGGAACGCAAATACATGATCCGCGGGGCAGCCCTGGCGGCTGCACTGCTCGCATCCGCAGCCTTTGCCCCGGCCGCTTTCGCCGAGGATTTGGTCCTGTACACGTCACAGCCGGACGCCGACGCCGCAGAGACGGTGGATGCATTCAAGGCCGCCAATCCCGGCATCGAGGTCGAGATCTTCCGCTCCGGCACCAGCGATCTGATGACCAAGCTTGCGGCTGAGTTCGCCGCCGGCAGTCCACAGCCCGACGTGCTGTTGATCGCCGACGCGGTGAGCATGGAGACGCTGAAGAAGGACGACCGGCTGATGGCCTATCCGGAGGCCAATGTCGAAGGTTTCGAGGAAACCGCCTACGATGCTGACCGGACCTATTTCGGCTCGAAGCTGATCACCACAGGCATCGCCTACAATACCGCTGCGGCCGAAAAGCCCGAGCATTGGTCCGACCTTACCGGCGAGGCCTACAAGAACCTCACCATCATGCCGAGCCCGCTCTATTCGGGCGCGGCCGCCTACATGCTCTCGGCCTTCGTCAACCGCGACGATCTCGGCTGGGACTATTTCGAGACGCTGCAGCAGAACGGGCTCGTCGCTGTGCGCGGCAATGGCGCGGTGCTGAAAGCGGTGGCCAGCGGCGAGAAGGCCTACGGCATCCTGGTCGACTTCATGGCCATGAACGCCAAGAAGGACGGCTCGCCCATCGAATTCGTCTTTCCCGAGGAAGGCGTGACGGCGGTGACCGAGCCGGTGGCAATCATGTCCACGGCGAAGAACCCGGATGCGGCCAAGAAGTTCGTCGACTTCATTCTCTCCGACGAGGGGCAGAAGCTGGCGTTGAAGCAGGGCTACCTGCCGGCCAAGCCATCGGTCGGACGCCCCGACTGGCTGCCCGAGGGCACCGAAGTCAAGATCATGTCCGTCGACGTCGAGAAGGTCGTCGAGGAGATCGACGAGAACAAGAAGAAATTCTCCACCCTGTTCGGCGGCTGAGGTTTCCGCCGCATGACAGTCGCATTCAAGGAGCGTCAGGGCCAGCAGATGGCCCTGACGGTGGGGATCGTCGTCCTCATCGTCGTCCTTTCGCTGCTGCCCATGGCGCGGCTTCTTCAGGAGGTCGTTCTTCCGGGCGGCCGCTTTTCCCTCGATATCATCCGCTCCGGGCTTGTCGACAACAGCACTTGGGTGGCCACCTGGAACACCCTGTGCGTCGGCCTCGGCGGCACGCTGCTCGCGCTGGTCCTCGGCGTGGCCGTCGCCATCCTCGTATCGCTGACGGACGTGCGCCAGCGCCAGGCCTTCGTCCTGTGCTTCGTCACGCCGCTGATGATCGCGCCGCAGGTGACGGCGCTCGCGTGGCTGCAGGTTTTCGGACCGTCCAGCCCGATGCTGGACCTTCTGGGAATGGCGCCGCCGCTCGGCACGCCCAACCCGCTTTACTCACCGGAAGGCATCGTTCTCCTGCTCGGCATCCAGTATGCGCCGCTGGTCTTCCTGATCGTGCGCGCCGGGCTGCGCAAACTGCCGCGCGAACTGGTCGAAGCCGCGCAATCGAGCGGCGCCGGCTGGTTCCGCGTGCTGCGCACAGTCATCCTGCCGCTGATGACGCCGTCCATCGTGGGTGCGGCGGCGCTGACCTTCGTGTCCTGCGTCGGCAATTTCGGCATTCCGGCTTTTCTGGGCATTCCGGCAAACTATCTGGTGCTGCCGACGCTCATCTATCAGCGGCTGGCCGGCGGCGGCCCGGCGGTGCTTTCGGAGGTCGCCTTCCTTTCGGTGCTGATCGGCATCATCGCCATGGTCGGCATCGTACTGCAGGACAGGATAGCCAAGCGTCGCGACTTCCGCATCACGTCGACCTCGCTGCCCGCCGCGCCCTACAGGCTTGGCCGCTGGCGCGTTCCCGTCGAGATCGGCATGTGGCTGCTGATAGCCTTCATCCTGGTTCTGCCGCTGATCGGGCTCATTCTGACCTCGCTTGTGCGCGGCTATGGCGTCACGCTGAGCGCCGATACGGCGACGCTGGAAAATTACCGCTTCGTCATCCTTGAACATGCGGCCGCCAAGCGCGCATTTCTGAACAGCCTCTATCTGTCCGCTACCGCCGCCATCTTTGCCGTCTTCGTCGCCATCCCCCTTGCCTATGCGATCGCGTGGGGCAAGCATCGTTGGATCAAGGCGCTGAACCTGGCGGTCGAGCTGCCCTATGCGCTGCCGGGCGTGGTGCTGGCCATCGCGTCGCTGCTTCTGTTCCTGAAGCCGATGCCGATCACCGGCATTCAGATCTACAACACGGTGTGGATCATTCTTTATGCCTATCTGGCGCGTTTTTTGGTGCTGGCGGTAAGGCCGACCATCGCCGGCTATTTCCAGCTCGACCGGGCGCTGGAGGAGGCGGCCCAGGTGGCCGGCGCCGGGCTTTTCACCCGCATGCGCACCATCATCTTCCCGCTGATCGCGCCGGCGTCGATTGCCGGCGGCCTGCTCATCTTCATGACGGCGCTCAGCGAACTGACGGTGTCGGCACTGCTGTGGTCGTCGGGATCGGAGACCATCGGCGTCATCATCTTCTCCTTCGAGCAAGGGGGCGATTCCAAATATGCGGCGGCGGTCTCGGCCATCATGGTCGCGACCACCTTTCTCCTGATGCTGCTCGCCAGCCTCTTTGCAAACAGACTACCGGACGGAGTGCTTCCATGGCGGGATTGAGCATCCACAACGTCACCAAGAGTTTCGGCGGCACCAATGCGCTCGACGACGTTTCCATCGACGTGGCGGATGGCGAATTTCTGGCCGTGCTCGGCCCGTCGGGCTGCGGCAAGACCACGCTTTTGCGCCTGATCGCCGGTTTCGAGGACGTAACGGGCGGGCGCGTCAGCATCGGCGGGCGCGTCGTCTCATCGCCCGAACTGAACGTGCCGCCGGAACGGCGCCGCGTCGGCATCGTCTTCCAGAACTATGCGCTGTGGCCGCATATGAGCGTGGCCGAGAATATCGGCTATGCGCTCAAGGTGGCGCGCGTGGGCCGGGCCGAGCGCGAGGCGCGGGTGAAGGGCGCGCTCGCCCTGGTGAACATGGAGCAGTATGCCGACCGGCGGCCGGCCAACCTTTCCGGCGGACAGCGGCAGCGCGTGGCGCTGGCGCGCTGCCTGGTCGCCGAGCCGAGCCTGGTGCTGTTCGACGAGCCGCTGGCAAATCTCGACGTGCATCTGCGCGCCTCCATGGAGGACGAGTTCGCCGATTTCCACAAGCGCACCGGCACCACGATCCTCTACATCACCCATGACCAGGCCGAAGCCATGGCGCTGGCGGACCGGATCGCTGTGATGGACCACGGCCGGCTGATGCAGCTTGCCACGCC
This sequence is a window from Nitratireductor thuwali. Protein-coding genes within it:
- a CDS encoding anhydro-N-acetylmuramic acid kinase; translated protein: MKPVWAVGLMTGTVLDGNIDIAMIRTDGERIEEFGPWELVPYPRDIRGLLADTLQAARAWRFEGPEPEIFGEAERALTEAQSLAVKDFLARHGHAPSDVAAVGFHGQTVLHAAPQNGARGFTRQLGDGMLMAGIVGTDVVHDFRSADMAAGGQGAPLSAIYHKAMLDRIGAGSDTAILNLGGVANMTWRDGDTVIAFDTGPANAPVNDWVARHNGADMDFDGKIAASGKVDEERLSRLLQHPFLTRPYPKSLDRFDFSAAMADGLGVEDGAATLTAFTAASVVMALDLLPRRPLRIVVCGGGRKNPVMMREIGARTGCAVVSADSVGLRGDAVEAECFAYLAIRSIRGLPYSYPLTTGVKSPQTGGVLARANP
- a CDS encoding ABC transporter ATP-binding protein, whose protein sequence is MAGLSIHNVTKSFGGTNALDDVSIDVADGEFLAVLGPSGCGKTTLLRLIAGFEDVTGGRVSIGGRVVSSPELNVPPERRRVGIVFQNYALWPHMSVAENIGYALKVARVGRAEREARVKGALALVNMEQYADRRPANLSGGQRQRVALARCLVAEPSLVLFDEPLANLDVHLRASMEDEFADFHKRTGTTILYITHDQAEAMALADRIAVMDHGRLMQLATPRELYHEPANEMVASFISQGMVLPADVLTAEKKGECKVKVLGQELVVRCRKGETPRRNARICCRASQIEAATDKGEGFAGTITRAVYRGGSARVEFEPDGAPHTGLHFDQPDPVTFEAGGRARLRLTSGWLIPAAGAG
- a CDS encoding ABC transporter substrate-binding protein produces the protein MERKYMIRGAALAAALLASAAFAPAAFAEDLVLYTSQPDADAAETVDAFKAANPGIEVEIFRSGTSDLMTKLAAEFAAGSPQPDVLLIADAVSMETLKKDDRLMAYPEANVEGFEETAYDADRTYFGSKLITTGIAYNTAAAEKPEHWSDLTGEAYKNLTIMPSPLYSGAAAYMLSAFVNRDDLGWDYFETLQQNGLVAVRGNGAVLKAVASGEKAYGILVDFMAMNAKKDGSPIEFVFPEEGVTAVTEPVAIMSTAKNPDAAKKFVDFILSDEGQKLALKQGYLPAKPSVGRPDWLPEGTEVKIMSVDVEKVVEEIDENKKKFSTLFGG
- a CDS encoding sugar-binding transcriptional regulator — its product is MAWLYHVEGLTQEKIAGLLNVSRMKVMRTLAATAQEHVVVTTVNADTTEQIALERALEKRWNLRSAIVVPAPEEARNLERAIGHAVARYLEEQLQDGMTLAIGGGATLHSSLAFMARRELANATVIGLVGSLPHSQWINPSIVATKVAERLKVDSYQISAPVVVDDPALRDRLWEQPSLRDVRERAARADMALLTVGEVSPDATIFRHGIVPKSLIEPLRRKGAVANMLCYFIDAGGRLVDHEINQRVMAIELDTVSRIPHVILAAGGKQKVEAILAALRAVPTQALITDAATAALLLQEADG
- a CDS encoding ABC transporter permease, which encodes MTVAFKERQGQQMALTVGIVVLIVVLSLLPMARLLQEVVLPGGRFSLDIIRSGLVDNSTWVATWNTLCVGLGGTLLALVLGVAVAILVSLTDVRQRQAFVLCFVTPLMIAPQVTALAWLQVFGPSSPMLDLLGMAPPLGTPNPLYSPEGIVLLLGIQYAPLVFLIVRAGLRKLPRELVEAAQSSGAGWFRVLRTVILPLMTPSIVGAAALTFVSCVGNFGIPAFLGIPANYLVLPTLIYQRLAGGGPAVLSEVAFLSVLIGIIAMVGIVLQDRIAKRRDFRITSTSLPAAPYRLGRWRVPVEIGMWLLIAFILVLPLIGLILTSLVRGYGVTLSADTATLENYRFVILEHAAAKRAFLNSLYLSATAAIFAVFVAIPLAYAIAWGKHRWIKALNLAVELPYALPGVVLAIASLLLFLKPMPITGIQIYNTVWIILYAYLARFLVLAVRPTIAGYFQLDRALEEAAQVAGAGLFTRMRTIIFPLIAPASIAGGLLIFMTALSELTVSALLWSSGSETIGVIIFSFEQGGDSKYAAAVSAIMVATTFLLMLLASLFANRLPDGVLPWRD